One region of Nothobranchius furzeri strain GRZ-AD chromosome 16, NfurGRZ-RIMD1, whole genome shotgun sequence genomic DNA includes:
- the LOC129166540 gene encoding uncharacterized protein, which produces MDAHGEKAEEMANSGDKASSEASSRSKYSGSKRSSSKLSSRSSVLEAAIFARASAEATNTKALYSKRQLEIKKQQANLEMDLQILEIEKKAAAAKVKAEVLEAAAAVEQDKGESLKSSVPPQVTRQRTMEYVQHQSQLKSHPAEEATPQVKLTAKAPSFTPREPTCSPPVLSKMYTEEETFGPPREYVEPKSHHAPHNSDTPMADFAKFLARRELITTGLFKFDDNPENFRAWQSSFLNATGGIDLTYSQQLDLLVKWLGKESSEHVKRIRAVYTSSPKAAFQLSWDRLEECYATPEVVENALFKKLDGFPRLTNRDNVKLRELGDLLLELQVAKDEAYLPGLAYLDSPRGVKPIVEKLPPSSQDKWLHTGSKYKQNYNVTFPPFSYFVKFVQEEAKARNDPSFVSCSSQPLNKGERPPFKQTSYKSPLTVNRTEVDTSASASIREDDLTRYCPVHKKTHPLAKCRAFRIKPLQERQNILKEHKRCFRCCSPMHTIKDCDLKVKCEECQSEKHCSAMHPATGQKPQPQNAPEPEPQLHDNTLPKVTSRCTEICGEGCPPRSCSKVCLVRVFPKGQPERSVKMYAILDDQSNCSLARPEFFELFGIKGSPLTYHMRTCAGLTQMLGRKAVGFQIEPIGEGPRLDLPPLIECDEIVFNRDEIPTPEVALAHAHLKHLAPLIPKRDPAAQIAVLLGRDIIQVHKARQQVNGPHNAPFAQRLDLGWVIVGEVCLNAHRPTVNAYKTHVLSNGRPSLLTPCPNSMKIKEKPCYGGEHKSSFLKHSSKLNAAEEKLGEKVFEHTEYDNQHALSFEDETFLKIMEKEVHQDGNNNWIAPLPFKSPRLPLPNNRDQALSRLNSLRRNLTKNPQMKEQFSEFMDKLFKNNHAEIAPPIDENTECWYLPIFGVYHPQKPGQIRVVFDSSAEQSGVSLNSVLLTGPDLNNTLLGVLIRFRKELIATTADIQQMFYGFLVRPDHRDYLRFLWHKDNDLSKEVQEYRMRVHVFGNSPSPAVAIYCLRRAIQEGEAKFGADTRHFVGRHFYVDDGLISVPTESVAIDLLKRTCASLAESNLKLHKIASNSVTVMQAFKPEDLASGIKDLSLGDDALPAQRSLGMCWDINTDSFTFKVAVDDKPYTRRGVLSVINSIFDPLGLASPVTIKGRLLLRKMSKGVQDWDASLPQEEMDAWETWKMSLQDLSSLRVPRCYVPASLSKSTYTELCVFSDASSWAVAAVAYLRTVNADGQCEVGFVLGKAKLSPQPEPTIPRLELCGAVLAVEMAELILDELDHKPNTVKFYCDSKVVLGYICNNSKRFYVYVHNRVHRIRQSTSPEQWHYVTSEQNPADLATRSVPASQLMDTMWFKGPDFLYKLHEPETHESFELVEPEVDSEIRQVGTFITQTKKSGLTPERFQRFSSWTSLVRAIAFLVHQARSHSSSNSSNHSCRGWHRCREPRTPEELDAASNLILQSVQKDAFPDEYAALQTSQTIHSSSPIVALDPFLDESLIKVGGRLKHASLDPALKNPKILPTKHHVSRLIVLHYHAKVVHQGRQFTESAVRQAGLWIVGCKRLVSSIIHHCITCKKLRGKLETQKMADLPPERLETCPPFSYVGLDVFGPWSVVTRRTRGGAAQSKRWAILFTCMTTRGVHIEVIESMDTCSCINAIRRFFAIRGPAKQMRSDRGTNFIAASVELGMAQPNNNPPDIVNHLHANGCTWEFNPPHASHMGGIWERMIGVTRRILDSMLLQNKHTRLTHEVLCTLMAEVSSIINARPLVPISTDPSSPFILCPAMILTQKQGVPSPPGDFCGKDLLKNQWKQVQALANGFWSRWRNEYLNTLQSRRKWHGTHRNLQSGDIVLLKHNQAPRNEWTMAIVTATFPSRDGKVRKVEVRTSSQGVSKTYLRPISDVVVLLEKEMTEKK; this is translated from the coding sequence ATGGATGCCCAcggggagaaggcagaagaaatggCTAACTCAGGAGACAAAGCATCATCAGAAGCTAGCTCTCGATCCAAATACTCTGGCTCCAAGCGCTCATCTTCCAAGTTGTCCTCAAGGTCCAGTGTATTAGAAGCAGCCATCTTTGCAAGAGCTTCTGCTGAAGCTACAAACACCAAAGCCTTGTACAGTAAGAGACAATTGGAAATTAAAAAGCAGCAAGCAAACCTGGAAATGGATTTACAGATATTAGAgatagaaaaaaaagctgcagccGCTAAGGTAAAAGCAGAGGTCCTGGAAGCTGCCGCAGCTGTCGAACAAGACAAAGGAGAAAGTTTAAAAAGTTCAGTCCCACCACAAGTTACCAGACAGAGAACTATGGAGTATGTGCAACATCAAAGCCAGCTAAAGTCACACCCGGCTGAAGAAGCAACACCTCAAGTCAAACTGACAGCAAAGGCACCATCATTCACTCCAAGGGAGCCAACCTGCTCTCCACCTGTACTCTCAAAAATGTACACAGAGGAGGAAACTTTTGGCCCACCAAGAGAGTATGTTGAACCGAAAAGTCACCATGCTCCTCACAATAGTGATACACCTATGGCTGACTTTGCTAAGTTCCTTGCACGCAGAGAGTTAATCACAACAGGGCTCTTTAAGTTTGATGACAACCCCGAAAATTTTAGAGCATGGCAGTCTTCATTCTTAAATGCAACTGGAGGCATTGATCTTACATACAGCCAGCAGTTAGATCTCCTAGTCAAATGGCTCGGTAAAGAGTCCTCAGAGCATGTTAAAAGAATCCGGGCTGTTTATACCAGTAGCCCCAAAGCTGCCTTCCAGTTGTCATGGGATAGGCTGGAGGAGTGTTATGCTACACCTGAAGTAGTAGAGAATGCCCTGTTTAAAAAACTGGACGGTTTTCCTCGCCTTACAAATAGAGACAATGTTAAACTTAGGGAACTAGGAGATTTGCTCCTAGAGCTGCAGGTCGCTAAAGACGAAGCCTACCTCCCAGGCCTCGCTTACCTTGACTCGCCACGCGGGGTTAAGCCCATAGTGGAAAAGCTGCCTCCAAGCTCACAAGATAAATGGCTCCACACTGGTTCAAAATACAAACAGAATTATAATGTGACATTCCCTCCATTCTCATACTTTGTAAAGTTTGTCCAAGAGGAGGCAAAAGCGAGAAACGATCCAAGTTTTGTGTCGTGCAGCAGCCAACCCCTCAACAAAGGTGAGAGACCACCATTCAAACAAACTAGCTACAAATCACCTCTAACTGTAAATAGAACAGAGGTTGATACAAGTGCCTCTGCTAGTATCAGAGAGGATGATCTAACACGTTATTGTCCAGTCCACAAGAAAACGCATCCTCTAGCCAAATGTAGAGCTTTCCGGATCAAACCACTACAAGAAAGACAAAACATACTCAAAGAACACAAACGATGTTTTCGCTGTTGTTCTCCCATGCACACAATAAAGGACTGCGACCTGAAGGTCAAGTGTGAGGAGTGCCAAAGTGAAAAACATTGCTCTGCCATGCACCCTGCCACGGGTCAAAAACCCCAGCCACAAAATGCACCTGAACCAGAGCCTCAGCTCCATGACAACACTCTACCCAAGGTAACGTCACGATGCACTGAGATCTGTGGTGAAGGCTGTCCTCCGCGTTCTTGCTCCAAGGTATGTCTAGTTCGAGTTTTCCCTAAAGGTCAACCAGAACGGTCTGTTAAGATGTACGCCATTCTTGATGATCAGAGCAATTGCTCGCTGGCACGTCCTGAATTCTTTGAGCTATTTGGAATCAAGGGTAGCCCTCTGACATACCATATGAGAACGTGTGCTGGTTTAACTCAAATGCTCGGCAGGAAAGCAGTGGGGTTCCAGATTGAGCCTATAGGTGAAGGCCCACGTCTAGATCTTCCTCCTCTCATTGAATGTGATGAGATAGTATTTAACAGAGATGAAATACCTACACCTGAAGTCGCTCTTGCCCATGCCCACTTGAAACATCTGGCTCCCCTGATACCTAAGCGCGACCCAGCAGCCCAGATTGCAGTTTTACTGGGCAGAGACATCATACAAGTCCACAAGGCACGACAACAAGTCAACGGACCCCACAACGCTCCCTTTGCTCAGCGCCTAGACCTAGGCTGGGTAATCGTGGGGGAAGTATGCCTCAATGCTCACAGGCCAACGGTCAATGCCTATAAAACTCACGTGCTGTCTAACGGACGACCATCTCTCCTCACTCCTTGTCCTAACAGCATGAAGATCAAAGAAAAACCATGCTATGGCGGGGAGCACAAGAGTAGCTTCTTAAAACACAGTTCAAAACTCAACGCAGCAGAAGAAAAGCTTGGAGAGAAAGTTTTTGAGCACACAGAGTATGACAACCAGCATGCCCTGTCCTTTGAGGATGAGACCTTCCTTAAGATAATGGAAAAGGAAGTCCACCAGGATGGAAACAATAACTGGATTGCTCCTTTACCATTCAAGTCCCCTCGCTTGCCACTTCCAAATAACAGAGACCAAGCACTGTCTAGACTTAACTCACTGAGACGCAACTTAACCAAAAACCCTCAAATGAAAGAGCAGTTCTCAGAATTTATGGACAAGCTGTTTAAAAACAACCACGCAGAGATTGCGCCACCCATTGATGAGAACACTGAGTGCTGGTACCTGCCTATTTTCGGCGTATATCATCCCCAGAAGCCCGGTCAGATACGGGTGGTCTTTGACTCTAGTGCCGAGCAGTCCGGCGTGTCACTCAATTCAGTGTTATTAACAGGCCCTGATCTCAATAACACCCTCCTTGGTGTCCTGATTCGGTTTAGGAAGGAGCTCATTGCAACCACCGCTGACATCCAGCAGATGTTTTACGGGTTCCTGGTTAGACCAGACCACAGAGATTATTTGAGGTTCCTGTGGCACAAGGACAATGACTTGTCAAAAGAGGTGCAGGAGTACCGCATGCGGGTACATGTTTTTGGTAATAGCCCGTCACCAGCAGTAGCCATCTATTGTCTTCGAAGAGCCATCCAAGAAGGTGAGGCAAAGTTTGGAGCAGACACAAGACACTTTGTCGGGAGACACTTCTATGTCGATGACGGGCTGATTTCAGTTCCCACAGAGTCTGTAGCCATCGACCTGCTCAAGCGCACATGTGCATCCTTAGCTGAGTCTAACCTCAAGCTCCACAAAATCGCCTCGAATAGTGTCACAGTCATGCAAGCATTCAAGCCAGAAGATTTGGCCTCCGGCATCAAAGACTTGAGTCTCGGCGACGATGCTTTACCGGCCCAAAGAAGTTTAGGAATGTGCTGGGACATTAACACTGACTCATTTACCTTCAAGGTAGCTGTCGATGATAAACCCTATACCCGCCGCGGGGTTCTCTCAGTGATTAATAGCATCTTCGACCCCTTAGGACTAGCATCGCCAGTGACAATCAAAGGCAGACTCTTGTTACGCAAAATGTCAAAAGGAGTCCAAGATTGGGATGCTTCTCTCCCCCAAGAGGAGATGGATGCATGGGAAACATGGAAAATGTCCCTCCAAGATCTGAGCAGCCTCAGAGTGCCACGCTGCTATGTACCGGCCTCCCTTTCCAAGTCCACTTACACTGAACTATGTGTCTTTAGTGACGCCTCAAGCTGGGCTGTTGCCGCAGTTGCATATTTGAGAACAGTCAACGCGGATGGACAATGTGAAGTTGGATTTGTGCTTGGGAAAGCAAAACTTTCACCTCAACCAGAACCCACAATACCTCGTCTTGAGCTTTGTGGAGCAGTTCTAGCGGTGGAGATGGCAGAGCTCATTCTGGATGAACTTGATCATAAACCAAACACTGTCAAATTCTACTGTGACAGCAAGGTGGTTCTTGGGTACATTTGCAACAATTCAAAGCGCTTTTACGTCTACGTACATAATCGAGTTCATCGTATACGCCAGTCCACATCCCCTGAACAGTGGCATTATGTTACATCAGAGCAAAACCCAGCTGATCTAGCAACCAGGTCGGTACCAGCATCGCAGCTCATGGACACTATGTGGTTTAAGGGACCAGACTTCCTTTACAAACTACATGAACCAGAGACACATGAATCGTTTGAGCTGGTTGAACCTGAAGTGGACTCTGAAATCCGACAAGTTGGTACTTTCATTACTCAGACTAAGAAGAGCGGACTCACACCAGAACGCTTCCAACGCTTTTCAAGCTGGACATCACTGGTACGTGCCATTGCCTTCTTAGTTCACCAAGCTCGTTCTCACTCATCAAGCAACTCGTCAAATCATTCATGTAGGGGCTGGCATAGATGCAGAGAACCACGCACTCCAGAGGAGTTGGATGCCGCCAGTAACCTCATTCTCCAGTCTGTTCAAAAGGACGCCTTTCCTGATGAGTATGCTGCTCTCCAAACCAGTCAAACCATCCACAGCTCTAGCCCCATTGTGGCCCTTGACCCCTTCTTGGATGAAAGCCTCATCAAGGTTGGAGGTCGCCTCAAACATGCTTCATTGGACCCAGCGTTAAAGAATCCAAAAATTCTGCCAACCAAGCACCATGTGTCAAGGTTGATTGTCCTACACTATCACGCTAAGGTTGTGCATCAAGGAAGGCAGTTCACAGAGAGTGCAGTTAGACAAGCTGGACTGTGGATTGTAGGCTGCAAAAGACTGGTCTCATCCATCATCCACCACTGCATAACATGCAAGAAACTCAGGGGGAAACTAGAGACTCAAAAAATGGCAGATCTCCCGCCTGAAAGACTTGAAACATGCCCTCCATTTTCATACGTCGGGTTGGATGTGTTTGGCCCATGGTCAGTGGTCACTCGACGCACACGAGGTGGCGCAGCACAAAGTAAGAGGTGGGCAATACTTTTTACATGCATGACTACAAGAGGTGTACACATCGAAGTCATTGAATCTATGGACACTTGCAGCTGCATAAATGCAATACGCAGATTCTTTGCAATAAGAGGCCCAGCCAAGCAAATGCGGTCAGACAGGGGCACCAACTTCATCGCAGCAAGCGTGGAGCTTGGCATGGCACAACCAAACAACAACCCTCCCGACATTGTCAACCATCTTCACGCCAACGGTTGCACATGGGAGTTCAACCCCCCACATGCGTCCCACATGGGAGGCATCTGGGAAAGGATGATTGGGGTAACTCGCCGAATATTGGATTCAATGCTCTTGCAGAACAAGCACACCCGTCTGACACATGAGGTGCTTTGTACCCTAATGGCTGAGGTATCGTCCATAATCAACGCAAGGCCCTTGGTCCCTATCTCAACTGACCCTTCCTCACCATTCATACTCTGTCCTGCGATGATACTGACCCAAAAGCAGGGCGTTCCTTCTCCACCAGGAGACTTTTGTGGAAAAGACTTGCTCAAAAACCAATGGAAACAAGTGCAAGCACTCGCCAATGGTTTCTGGAGTCGCTGGAGAAACGAATATCTCAACACCCTCCAATCAAGGCGCAAGTGGCATGGAACACACCGCAACCTTCAGTCAGGCGACATTGTGTTGTTGAAACACAATCAAGCACCCAGAAACGAATGGACAATGGCTATTGTCACTGCGACCTTTCCAAGCCGTGATGGGAAGGTCAGAAAGGTCGAAGTGAGGACATCTTCCCAGGGAGTCTCAAAGACTTACCTGCGTCCCATTTCAGATGTTGTTGTGCTCTTAGAAAAGGAAATGACTGAGAAAAAGTAG
- the LOC107374473 gene encoding angiotensin-converting enzyme: protein MGGGGVDRLVKSLLLLLPVLLCCEALRESWQPGNYTNSTADAQRFLRDYNSTAEEVFFFSVSASWNYDTNLTDYNSNLQVSAALEEQAFTEAWGKKAKQVFSNELLDFEDKRLMEGIMLLGPANLPQKEREEYNTILSIMQRIYSTTKVHPRPNISWSLEPELTDIMAKSRSYKTLLYVWEAWHNDSGVPIKEYYPRFVELSNKASRGDGFNDTGAEWRSWFESQTFEQDIEKLYRTIEPLYLNLHAFVRRKLYNFYGPRYINLKGPIPAHLLGNMWAQTWNNIFDMMVPFPDKPNLDVTAEMVKQGYNATHMFRVAEEFFTSLDLAEMPEEFWEGSMLVKPEDREVVCHASAWDFYNRKDFRIKQCTTVTMEQFITAHHEMGHIEYFLQYKDQPVGFRDGANPGFHEAIGDLMSLSVLTPKHLHKINLLESATSDEETDLNFLLNMALEKIAFLPFGYLIDQWRWGVFDGRTTPDKYNSEWWYLRTKYQGICPPTKRTEDQFDPGAKFHIPDNYPYISYFISYILQFQFHEKLCEAAHHTGPLHTCDIYQSAEAGAILKKVLQAGSSKPWPDVLQEAIGTREINANSLMKYFEPVTKWLQEQNVKETLGWPEFNWVPPIPEGYTGDGQEY, encoded by the exons ATGGGTGGAGGTGGTGTGGACAGGTTAGTAAAGTCTCTGCTGTTGCTTCTGCCAGTGCTGCTGTGCTGTGAAGCACTGCGAGAGAGTTGGCAGCCTGGAAACTACACCAACAGCACAGCTGACGCGCAGAGGTTCCTCAGAGATTACAACAGCACTGCTGAGGAGGTGTTCTTCTTCAGCGTGTCAGCCAGCTGGAACTACGACACAAACCTAACGGATTATAACTCCAACCTCCAG GTTAGTGCAGCTCTAGAGGAACAAGCCTTCACTGAGGCCTGGGGGAAGAAGGCCAAGCAGGTCTTTTCTAATGAGCTTCTTGACTTTGAAGACAAGAGGCTGATGGAGGGCATCATGCTGCTGGGACCTGCCAACCTTCCCCAGAAGGAAAGAGAGGAG TACAACACCATTCTCAGCATCATGCAACGTATTTATTCAACAACTAAGGTACACCCACGGCCAAACATAAGCTGGAGCCTGGAACCTG AGCTAACAGACATCATGGCCAAATCCAGGAGCTACAAGACGTTGCTCTACGTTTGGGAAGCCTGGCACAATGACTCCGGCGTGCCTATAAAGGAGTACTACCCCAGGTTTGTCGAGCTCAGCAACAAAGCCTCTAGAGGAGATG GATTCAATGACACTGGAGCAGAGTGGCGCTCTTGGTTCGAGTCTCAAACTTTTGAGCAGGATATAGAAAAGCTCTACAGGACCATCGAGCCACTTTACCTGAACCTGCATGCATTTGTGCGCCGCAAGCTCTACAACTTCTATGGACCCAGATATATCAACCTGAAGGGACCGATTCCTGCACACCTGCTGG GAAATATGTGGGCCCAGACCTGGAACAACATCTTTGACATGATGGTCCCATTTCCTGACAAACCCAACCTGGATGTGACAGCTGAAATGGTTAAACAA GGCTACAATGCTACACACATGTTCCGTGTGGCCGAGGAGTTCTTCACCTCCTTGGATTTAGCAGAAATGCCTGAAGAATTCTGGGAAGGTTCTATGCTTGTTAAGCCGGAGGATCGAGAGGTAGTGTGTCACGCGTCTGCCTGGGACTTCTACAACCGCAAAGACTTCAG GATTAAGCAGTGCACCACAGTGACCATGGAGCAGTTCATCACTGCTCACCATGAGATGGGACACATTGAGTATTTCTTGCAGTACAAGGACCAGCCTGTGGGCTTTCGCGATGGAGCCAACCCCGGATTTCACGAAGCCATCGGCGATCTTATGTCACTTTCTGTTTTGACCCCAAAGCACCTGCACAAAATTAACCTGCTAGAATCTGCTACCTCTGACGAAG AAACTGACCTCAACTTCCTGTTGAATATGGCTCTGGAGAAGATTGCCTTCCTTCCTTTTGGCTACCTCATTGACCAGTGGAGATGGGGGGTGTTTGATGGGCGCACCACTCCTGATAAATACAACTCTGAGTGGTGGTACCTCAG AACCAAATACCAAGGAATTTGCCCGCCCACCAAGCGTACAGAGGACCAATTTGATCCTGGTGCAAAATTCCACATCCCTGATAATTATCCATACATCAG CTATTTTATCAGCTACATCCTGCAGTTCCAGTTTCACGAGAAGCTGTGTGAAGCAGCCCATCACACTGGCCCTCTGCACACATGTGATATCTACCAGTCTGCAGAAGCAGGAGCCATTCTAAA GAAAGTTCTtcaggctggctcttccaaacctTGGCCTGATGTGCTCCAGGAGGCCATTGGCACCAGAGAGATAAATGCCAACTCACTAATGAAATACTTTGAGCCTGTAACAAAGTGGCTGCAAGAACAAAATGTGAAAGAGACCCTGGGatggcctgaatttaactgggtccCACCTATTCCTGAGGGCTACACAGGAGATGG TCAAGAATACTGA